The following proteins are co-located in the Microvirga ossetica genome:
- the purQ gene encoding phosphoribosylformylglycinamidine synthase subunit PurQ — MKSAVIVFPGSNREGDVLRALQSAGSNVEKVWHAETELPKGTDLVVLPGGFSYGDYLRCGAIAGRATVMDAVRAHAARGGLVLGICNGFQILCESGLLPGILMRNANLKFICHRQFLRVERNDTAFTRAYAKGQAIDVCVAHGEGNYTADEETLKRLEGEGLVAFRYSDAQGHITQDANRNGSMNSIAGIYSDKLNVLGMMPHPENLIEDLVGGTDGRGLFESLVSSFPRAA, encoded by the coding sequence ATGAAATCCGCTGTCATCGTCTTCCCCGGCTCCAATCGCGAAGGCGATGTGCTGCGGGCGCTCCAATCGGCCGGCTCCAACGTGGAGAAGGTCTGGCATGCCGAGACCGAATTGCCGAAAGGTACCGACCTCGTGGTCCTGCCCGGCGGCTTCTCCTACGGCGATTATCTGCGCTGCGGGGCGATTGCCGGCCGCGCGACCGTGATGGATGCGGTCCGCGCGCATGCGGCGCGCGGCGGGCTTGTGCTCGGCATCTGCAACGGCTTCCAGATCCTGTGCGAATCCGGGCTTCTTCCCGGCATCCTGATGCGCAACGCCAACCTCAAGTTCATCTGCCATCGCCAGTTCCTGCGCGTCGAGCGCAACGACACCGCCTTCACCCGAGCCTATGCCAAGGGCCAGGCCATCGATGTCTGCGTCGCGCATGGCGAGGGCAACTACACGGCCGACGAAGAGACCCTGAAGCGGCTCGAAGGCGAAGGGCTGGTGGCCTTCCGCTATTCCGATGCCCAGGGCCACATCACGCAGGATGCCAACCGCAACGGCTCGATGAATTCGATCGCGGGAATCTATTCGGACAAGCTCAACGTGCTCGGCATGATGCCCCACCCGGAAAATCTGATCGAGGACCTTGTGGGCGGCACCGACGGGCGCGGCCTGTTCGAGAGCCTCGTGTCGTCCTTCCCCCGCGCCGCCTGA
- the gluQRS gene encoding tRNA glutamyl-Q(34) synthetase GluQRS → MTKPVFRFAPSPNGRLHLGHAYSALLNADFAKRFGGRFLLRIEDIDIARCRPEFEAAIYEDLAWLGLVWESPVRRQSEHFSDYRAAFLRLKERGAVYPCFCSRKEITAAIACQETETDRPWPRDPDGTPLYPGTCRNLSDEEAERRIASGEPHAWRLDSAQLQRMLPGPYRYRRFDREGREEIVAADPWRWGDTVVVRKETPTSYHFSVVLDDALQGITHVVRGQDLEAATDLHVLLQTLLGLPTPLYHHHGLVLDQTGDKLAKSRQSTSLAEARAAGLDPQAIRQRLGF, encoded by the coding sequence GTGACGAAGCCGGTTTTTCGATTCGCTCCCAGCCCGAACGGGCGGCTTCATCTGGGCCACGCCTATTCCGCCCTGCTCAACGCCGATTTCGCCAAGCGTTTCGGCGGCCGGTTTCTCCTGCGCATCGAAGATATCGATATCGCACGCTGTCGTCCCGAATTCGAGGCCGCGATCTATGAGGACCTGGCCTGGCTCGGTCTCGTCTGGGAGAGCCCCGTCCGCCGGCAGTCTGAGCATTTTTCCGACTACCGTGCCGCTTTCCTGAGGCTGAAGGAGAGGGGAGCGGTCTATCCCTGCTTCTGCTCCCGCAAGGAGATCACGGCTGCGATCGCCTGCCAGGAGACAGAGACCGATCGTCCCTGGCCGCGCGATCCCGATGGGACGCCGCTCTATCCGGGCACCTGCCGAAACCTGTCCGATGAGGAGGCGGAGCGGCGCATCGCGAGCGGTGAGCCTCACGCCTGGCGCCTCGACAGTGCGCAGCTGCAGCGGATGCTGCCTGGACCTTATCGCTACCGGCGCTTCGATCGCGAGGGCAGGGAAGAGATCGTCGCCGCGGATCCCTGGCGCTGGGGCGATACGGTGGTCGTGCGCAAGGAGACGCCGACGAGCTATCACTTCTCCGTGGTGTTGGACGACGCCCTCCAGGGGATCACCCATGTGGTCCGCGGCCAGGATCTCGAAGCGGCGACCGATCTCCACGTGCTGCTCCAGACCCTGCTCGGCCTGCCGACGCCGCTCTATCATCACCATGGGCTTGTGCTCGATCAGACCGGCGACAAGCTGGCGAAAAGCCGCCAGTCGACCTCCCTGGCGGAGGCCCGCGCCGCGGGTCTCGACCCGCAGGCGATCCGGCAGCGCCTCGGATTTTAG
- the purS gene encoding phosphoribosylformylglycinamidine synthase subunit PurS — MKARVTVTLKNGVLDPQGKAIEGALKSLGVEGIDGVRQGKVFDIELGTADKSQAEAQLKAACEKLLANTVIENYRVEIA; from the coding sequence ATGAAAGCGCGTGTCACCGTGACCCTCAAGAACGGCGTTCTCGACCCCCAGGGCAAGGCCATCGAAGGCGCGCTCAAATCCCTCGGCGTCGAGGGCATCGACGGCGTGCGCCAGGGCAAGGTCTTCGACATAGAGCTCGGAACCGCCGACAAGTCCCAGGCCGAGGCCCAACTCAAGGCTGCCTGCGAAAAGCTGCTCGCCAATACGGTGATCGAGAATTACCGCGTCGAGATCGCGTGA
- the purL gene encoding phosphoribosylformylglycinamidine synthase subunit PurL, with translation MIRNDVAITPELVKEHGLKADEYERFVNLIGREPTITELGIVSAMWNEHCSYKSSRIHLRGLPTKAPWVIQGPGENAGVIDIGDGLACIFKMESHNHPSFIEPYQGAATGVGGILRDVFTMGARPIASLNFLRFGEPDHPKTAHLVSGVVAGIGGYGNSFGVPTVGGSVGFDKRYNGNILVNAMAVGLARTDEIFYAKATGVGNPIVYLGSKTGRDGIHGATMASAEFDDASEEKRPTVQVGDPFAEKLLLEACLELMKSGSVIAIQDMGAAGLTSSAVEMGAKGNLGVELDLDKVPCREEGMSAYEMMLSESQERMLMVLKPGMEKQAEAIFHKWGLDFAIIGKTTDTLRFVIKHQGEVKADLPIKELGDEAPLYDRPHVASPKQPVIAPDSVKAPISEAEALLKLVGSPDQCSKRWVWEQYDHLILGNTVQTPGGDAAVVRVEDGPKGLVLTTDVTPRYCEADPFEGGKQAVAEAWRNITAVGGLPLAITDNLNFASPERPESMGQFVGCVKGIGEACKALDFPVVSGNVSLYNETNGQGILPTPAIGGVGLVDDVTVNASIAFKNEGEVVILIGETQGWLGQSIYLRDVCGREEGAPPPVDLVQEKRNGEFVRQLIRSGQVTTVHDVSDGGVALALAEMAMAGSMGADIAAAPENLPLHAFLFGEDQARYLLAADQDIAADILYEAGAIGIPAAMLGVTGGDALILPGRQAISVKQLKATHEAWLPNYMTGKS, from the coding sequence ATGATCCGCAACGACGTCGCCATCACCCCGGAGCTGGTCAAGGAGCACGGGCTTAAAGCCGATGAATACGAGCGCTTCGTGAACCTGATCGGCCGCGAGCCGACCATCACGGAGCTCGGCATCGTCTCCGCCATGTGGAACGAGCATTGCTCGTACAAGTCCTCGCGCATCCATCTGCGCGGCCTGCCGACGAAAGCGCCGTGGGTCATCCAGGGCCCCGGCGAGAACGCCGGCGTGATCGATATCGGCGATGGCTTGGCCTGCATCTTCAAGATGGAGAGCCACAACCACCCGTCCTTCATCGAGCCCTATCAGGGGGCGGCGACGGGCGTCGGCGGGATCCTGCGCGACGTGTTCACCATGGGCGCGCGGCCCATCGCATCGCTCAACTTCCTGCGCTTCGGCGAGCCGGATCATCCCAAGACCGCGCATCTGGTCTCGGGCGTGGTCGCCGGCATCGGCGGCTACGGCAATTCCTTCGGCGTGCCCACCGTCGGCGGAAGTGTGGGCTTCGACAAGCGCTACAACGGCAACATCCTCGTCAACGCCATGGCGGTCGGCCTCGCGCGCACCGACGAGATCTTCTACGCCAAGGCCACGGGCGTCGGAAACCCGATCGTCTATCTCGGCTCGAAGACCGGCCGCGACGGCATCCATGGCGCGACCATGGCCTCGGCCGAATTCGACGACGCGTCCGAGGAGAAGCGCCCGACCGTGCAGGTCGGCGATCCCTTCGCCGAGAAGCTCCTGTTGGAGGCCTGCCTCGAGCTCATGAAATCGGGCTCGGTGATCGCGATCCAGGACATGGGCGCGGCGGGGCTGACCAGCTCCGCGGTCGAGATGGGCGCCAAGGGCAATCTCGGCGTCGAGCTCGACCTCGACAAGGTGCCCTGCCGCGAGGAGGGCATGAGCGCCTACGAGATGATGCTCTCGGAAAGCCAGGAGCGCATGCTCATGGTGCTCAAGCCCGGCATGGAGAAACAGGCCGAGGCGATCTTCCACAAATGGGGCCTGGACTTCGCCATCATCGGCAAGACCACCGATACGCTTCGGTTCGTGATCAAGCACCAGGGCGAGGTGAAGGCGGATCTGCCGATCAAGGAACTGGGCGACGAGGCTCCTCTCTACGACCGTCCCCATGTGGCAAGCCCGAAACAGCCGGTGATCGCGCCCGACAGCGTGAAGGCCCCGATCTCCGAGGCCGAGGCGCTCCTGAAGCTCGTGGGCTCCCCGGACCAGTGCTCCAAGCGCTGGGTCTGGGAGCAATACGACCACCTGATCCTCGGCAACACGGTCCAGACGCCCGGCGGCGATGCCGCCGTCGTGCGCGTGGAGGACGGCCCGAAGGGCCTGGTGCTCACCACCGACGTGACGCCGCGCTATTGCGAGGCCGATCCCTTCGAGGGCGGCAAGCAGGCGGTGGCGGAGGCCTGGCGCAACATCACCGCCGTCGGCGGCCTGCCTCTCGCCATCACCGACAACCTCAACTTCGCCAGCCCCGAGCGGCCGGAATCCATGGGTCAGTTCGTCGGCTGCGTGAAAGGCATCGGCGAGGCCTGCAAGGCGCTCGACTTCCCGGTCGTCTCCGGAAATGTCTCCCTCTACAACGAGACCAACGGCCAGGGCATCCTGCCGACCCCCGCCATCGGCGGCGTCGGCCTTGTCGACGACGTGACGGTCAATGCGTCCATCGCCTTCAAGAACGAGGGCGAGGTCGTCATCCTCATCGGCGAAACGCAAGGGTGGCTCGGCCAGTCGATCTACCTGCGCGACGTCTGCGGCCGTGAGGAAGGCGCTCCGCCGCCGGTCGACCTGGTCCAGGAAAAGCGCAACGGCGAGTTCGTGCGCCAGCTCATCCGCTCCGGCCAGGTCACGACGGTCCATGACGTCTCGGACGGCGGCGTTGCTCTGGCCCTGGCGGAGATGGCGATGGCCGGCAGCATGGGCGCAGACATTGCGGCCGCGCCCGAGAACCTGCCGCTCCATGCCTTCCTCTTCGGCGAGGATCAGGCCCGCTATCTGCTCGCGGCCGATCAGGATATCGCCGCGGACATCCTCTACGAGGCCGGGGCCATCGGCATTCCGGCCGCCATGCTCGGCGTCACCGGCGGCGATGCGTTGATTCTGCCGGGCCGGCAGGCCATATCCGTGAAGCAATTGAAGGCGACGCACGAAGCCTGGCTGCCGAACTACATGACCGGCAAGTCTTGA
- a CDS encoding AEC family transporter — translation MLDLLAIVLPVFGLIGIGYVARQTGFISERVGEGLSEFVFTLSLPCLIFRTLVRAEIPAVQPWGYWIAYFVGVAAVWFLATGIGRRFFGLKGIPAVVAGFATGQANTVFVGVPMILKAYGDEGAVPLFLLIAVHLPVTMTLATILAEGRRASPLLIVRRLLTHPIVVGILAGSICRPVAAYVPAPAWQVMDLLASAAVPCALISMGIALRRYGLQMGWKLPTVISFLKLIVHPLIVLLLATYVFPMPPVWAGVAVLFASCPSGINAYLFAERYGEGVALASSAITLSTALALGTTLIWLRVLGIG, via the coding sequence ATGCTTGACCTTCTCGCGATCGTGCTGCCGGTCTTCGGTCTGATCGGCATTGGCTATGTCGCGCGACAGACGGGCTTCATCTCCGAACGGGTGGGCGAAGGCCTGTCCGAATTCGTGTTCACCCTGTCCCTGCCCTGTCTGATCTTCCGCACCCTCGTCCGCGCCGAAATCCCAGCCGTCCAGCCCTGGGGCTACTGGATCGCCTATTTCGTCGGCGTCGCCGCAGTCTGGTTCCTGGCGACCGGGATCGGCAGGCGCTTCTTCGGCCTCAAGGGCATCCCCGCCGTCGTGGCCGGATTCGCGACCGGCCAGGCGAATACCGTCTTCGTCGGCGTGCCGATGATCCTCAAGGCCTATGGCGATGAAGGGGCCGTGCCGCTCTTCCTGCTGATCGCCGTCCACCTGCCGGTCACGATGACGCTGGCGACGATCCTGGCCGAGGGGCGCCGGGCCTCGCCCCTGCTGATCGTCCGCCGTCTTCTCACCCATCCCATCGTCGTCGGGATCCTGGCGGGGTCGATCTGCCGACCGGTTGCGGCCTATGTGCCGGCACCGGCCTGGCAGGTGATGGACCTGCTGGCGAGCGCCGCCGTTCCCTGCGCCCTGATCTCCATGGGCATCGCACTGCGCCGCTACGGCCTGCAGATGGGCTGGAAGCTGCCGACGGTGATCTCCTTCCTCAAGCTCATCGTACATCCGCTCATTGTGCTGCTGCTCGCCACTTACGTCTTCCCCATGCCGCCGGTCTGGGCGGGGGTCGCCGTGCTCTTCGCGTCCTGTCCATCGGGCATCAACGCCTATCTCTTCGCAGAGCGCTACGGGGAGGGTGTCGCCCTTGCTTCGAGCGCCATCACCCTGTCGACGGCGCTTGCCCTGGGCACGACCCTGATCTGGCTGCGCGTGCTCGGCATCGGGTAA
- the purC gene encoding phosphoribosylaminoimidazolesuccinocarboxamide synthase, giving the protein MDFLKPRYTPMNRRRRIYEGKAKVLYEGPEPGTLIQHFKDDATAFNAKKHEVIDGKGVLNNRISEYLFQHLNEIGIPTHFIRRLNMREQLIREVEIIPLEVVVRNVAAGSLATRLGIEEGTQLPRSIIEFYYKNDALNDPMVSEEHITAFGWASPQEIDDIMALAIRVNDFLSGLFLGVGIRLVDFKLETGRLWEGELMRIVVADEISPDSCRLWDIKSKDKLDKDRFRRDMGGLVEAYSEVARRLGILAENENPVTGGPRLVQ; this is encoded by the coding sequence ATGGATTTTCTCAAACCACGGTACACGCCTATGAATCGTCGCCGCCGCATCTATGAGGGCAAGGCGAAGGTCCTATATGAGGGCCCTGAACCCGGTACGCTGATCCAGCACTTCAAGGACGACGCGACCGCCTTCAATGCCAAGAAGCATGAAGTGATCGACGGCAAGGGTGTGCTCAACAACCGGATCTCGGAATACCTATTCCAGCATCTGAACGAGATCGGCATCCCGACCCACTTCATCCGCCGCCTGAACATGCGCGAGCAGTTGATTCGCGAGGTGGAGATCATTCCACTTGAAGTGGTGGTCCGGAACGTGGCGGCGGGCTCGCTCGCCACCCGTCTCGGGATCGAGGAGGGCACCCAGCTCCCTCGCTCGATCATCGAATTCTATTACAAGAACGATGCCCTGAACGACCCGATGGTGTCGGAGGAGCACATCACGGCCTTCGGCTGGGCCTCGCCCCAGGAGATCGACGACATCATGGCGCTCGCCATCCGGGTCAACGACTTCCTCTCCGGCCTCTTCCTCGGCGTCGGCATCCGCCTCGTCGACTTCAAGCTGGAGACGGGTCGTCTCTGGGAGGGCGAGTTGATGCGCATCGTCGTCGCCGACGAGATCTCCCCGGATTCCTGCCGCCTCTGGGACATCAAGTCCAAGGACAAGCTCGACAAGGACCGGTTCCGCCGGGACATGGGCGGGCTGGTCGAAGCCTATTCCGAAGTGGCCCGCCGCCTCGGCATCCTGGCCGAGAACGAGAACCCGGTCACGGGCGGGCCCCGCCTCGTGCAGTAA
- a CDS encoding DNA-3-methyladenine glycosylase family protein encodes MATLLETDAVLKRGLDALTEADPVMADLAAQGVVPQLRKRPPGFEGLACIVVGQQVSTASATAIWNRLRQRLEPATPEVFLRLSDEDLRAAGLSAGKVRTLRAVATDIVEGRLPLDRLPDLPADEAHDLLTRVKGIGPWTADVYLLFCLGHPDAFPSGDLAVQEAARLAYGLERRPDARTLTALAESWRPWRGVAAKVLWAYYRTVKAREGAPT; translated from the coding sequence ATGGCCACCCTCCTCGAAACGGATGCGGTTCTCAAGAGGGGGCTCGATGCGCTGACCGAAGCCGATCCCGTGATGGCCGATCTCGCGGCGCAGGGAGTCGTGCCCCAGTTGCGCAAGCGTCCGCCGGGTTTCGAGGGCCTCGCCTGTATCGTGGTCGGGCAGCAGGTCTCGACTGCCAGCGCGACGGCGATCTGGAACCGGCTTCGGCAGCGTCTCGAACCCGCGACCCCGGAGGTGTTTCTCCGGCTGTCCGACGAGGATCTGCGCGCGGCCGGGCTCTCCGCCGGAAAGGTCAGGACGCTGCGTGCCGTCGCGACGGACATCGTCGAAGGGCGGCTCCCGCTCGACCGGCTTCCCGATCTTCCTGCGGACGAAGCCCACGATCTGCTCACGCGGGTGAAGGGGATCGGCCCCTGGACGGCCGACGTCTACCTGCTGTTCTGCCTCGGCCACCCGGATGCCTTCCCGAGCGGGGATCTCGCCGTTCAGGAGGCCGCCCGCCTTGCCTATGGCCTCGAGCGGCGGCCGGACGCCAGGACCCTGACGGCTCTGGCCGAAAGCTGGCGTCCCTGGCGCGGCGTTGCCGCCAAGGTGCTCTGGGCCTATTACCGGACGGTCAAGGCGCGGGAAGGCGCCCCGACCTGA
- a CDS encoding BolA family protein: MPMDSRDIESLIRAALPDAVVEIKDLAGDGDHYAATVTSSAFKGKSRVQQHQMVYAALQGRMGGVLHALALTTVAPDN; encoded by the coding sequence ATGCCGATGGATTCGCGAGACATCGAAAGCCTGATCAGGGCCGCCCTTCCCGATGCGGTGGTCGAGATCAAGGACCTGGCCGGCGACGGCGATCATTATGCCGCCACCGTCACCTCCTCCGCCTTCAAGGGGAAGTCGCGGGTTCAGCAGCACCAGATGGTCTATGCAGCGCTGCAAGGACGCATGGGTGGCGTGCTGCACGCCCTTGCATTGACGACCGTGGCACCCGACAATTGA
- a CDS encoding alpha/beta hydrolase, with the protein MAMIDGPRLAPKSGTARQLVVLLHGLGADGNDLIALGQQWQGWLPDAAFAAPHAPDPCSNVPMGREWFPLTLTDPREFWRGVTYAAPGLDAFLDRELARYSLPPSQLALVGFSQGAMMALHLGLRGRNAPAAIVGYSGLLVLEDRAGPDSLKPMAGSTPPILLIHGDRDDVVPVEMFFFSKAALGAAEIPCQWHLSAGLGHGIDEEGLRQGGLFLAQAFGLPSPVQG; encoded by the coding sequence ATGGCCATGATCGATGGACCCCGCCTTGCGCCGAAATCCGGGACGGCGAGGCAGCTCGTCGTCCTCCTGCACGGACTCGGCGCGGATGGGAACGATCTGATCGCGCTCGGGCAGCAATGGCAGGGCTGGCTGCCGGATGCGGCCTTCGCCGCGCCGCATGCGCCCGATCCCTGCAGCAATGTGCCGATGGGGCGGGAGTGGTTTCCGCTCACCCTGACCGATCCGCGGGAGTTCTGGCGTGGCGTGACCTATGCGGCGCCAGGCCTCGACGCCTTCCTGGACCGGGAACTGGCCCGATATTCCCTGCCGCCCTCGCAGCTCGCCCTCGTCGGCTTCAGCCAGGGCGCGATGATGGCGCTGCATCTGGGCTTGCGCGGGCGGAATGCTCCGGCCGCCATCGTCGGCTATTCGGGCCTGCTGGTGCTGGAAGACAGAGCGGGGCCGGACAGCCTCAAGCCGATGGCGGGGTCGACGCCGCCGATCCTGCTGATCCATGGCGACCGGGACGACGTGGTGCCGGTTGAGATGTTCTTCTTCTCAAAGGCTGCTCTCGGCGCCGCCGAGATCCCCTGCCAATGGCACCTTTCGGCCGGCCTCGGCCACGGCATCGATGAGGAGGGTCTGAGGCAGGGCGGCCTCTTTCTGGCGCAGGCCTTCGGCCTTCCCTCCCCTGTGCAGGGCTAG
- a CDS encoding HpcH/HpaI aldolase family protein, translating into MLTDPSFPERLKSGAPLLTAWCGLPDPATAGILAREPFDAVVLDVQHGSIDFAAVLQAIPLVVAVGKPALVRIPVGDFASASRYLDAGVSGVIAPMINTVEDAGRLAGFTKFPPTGERSWGAYGALSLSGLEAGEYLSKANGLTVTFAMIETREALAIVDDILAVPGIDGIFIGPSDLSIALSGGKGLDPTGAEVEKALDHALSRAKAANKLAAIYAVSGARAAELARKGFHMVSIGSDISMLKAGAHAALAAARA; encoded by the coding sequence ATGCTGACCGATCCGTCCTTCCCCGAGCGCCTGAAAAGCGGCGCACCGCTTCTGACAGCCTGGTGCGGTCTCCCCGACCCGGCGACGGCCGGGATCCTGGCCCGCGAGCCGTTCGATGCGGTGGTCCTGGACGTGCAGCATGGTTCCATCGACTTCGCCGCCGTGCTCCAGGCCATTCCGCTGGTCGTGGCGGTGGGAAAGCCCGCCCTCGTCCGCATCCCGGTCGGGGATTTCGCATCCGCCTCGCGCTACCTCGATGCCGGCGTCTCCGGCGTGATCGCCCCAATGATCAACACCGTCGAGGATGCCGGGCGACTGGCAGGCTTCACCAAATTCCCGCCCACGGGCGAGCGCAGCTGGGGCGCCTATGGGGCGCTCTCCCTCTCCGGACTCGAGGCCGGCGAATATCTGAGCAAGGCCAACGGCCTCACGGTCACCTTTGCCATGATCGAGACCCGCGAGGCGCTCGCCATCGTGGACGACATCCTGGCCGTGCCCGGGATCGACGGGATCTTCATCGGCCCCTCCGACCTGTCCATCGCGCTCTCCGGCGGCAAGGGCCTCGATCCCACCGGCGCCGAAGTCGAGAAGGCCCTGGACCATGCCCTGTCACGGGCGAAGGCCGCGAACAAGCTCGCGGCGATCTACGCTGTGTCGGGTGCGCGGGCGGCGGAGCTCGCCCGCAAAGGCTTCCATATGGTCTCCATCGGCAGCGATATCTCCATGCTCAAAGCCGGAGCTCACGCCGCACTCGCCGCCGCGCGGGCCTAG
- a CDS encoding DUF1476 domain-containing protein gives MTAFDDRRNAFEKQFAHDEDLRFKATARRNKLFGLWVADRLGKTGDEAETYAKSVVLADFEEAGDADVLRKAYKDLEGAGKTADEAELKAKLVQLTERAIEEVKVGR, from the coding sequence ATGACCGCTTTCGACGACCGCAGGAATGCCTTCGAGAAGCAGTTCGCCCATGACGAGGATCTGCGCTTCAAGGCTACCGCGCGCCGCAACAAGCTGTTCGGTCTCTGGGTCGCCGACCGTCTGGGCAAGACGGGAGATGAGGCCGAGACCTATGCCAAGAGCGTCGTTCTCGCCGATTTCGAGGAGGCCGGCGATGCGGATGTCCTGCGCAAGGCCTACAAGGATCTGGAGGGGGCTGGCAAAACGGCGGACGAGGCCGAGCTCAAGGCCAAGCTGGTCCAGCTGACCGAACGTGCGATCGAGGAGGTCAAGGTAGGCCGGTAA
- a CDS encoding M23 family metallopeptidase produces the protein MSQPPRDDRRGRASRREASHLSSGIDLGHEPPLNASGGAASEVDKWEVNLRWLGASILTGFTGAALIGASIYIALEGATTSAIPPERAALGTRFASDGDEERASNVARKADRLNMSDHTASARQSFKAPMTIRNGEREAIKVRHFVRVATNLSLSAGTYAADIPPFNPLRLFAEGMDEQRVEPAPEVADADVSVLRRDLALVAIEASAPSLTDGDVLAILEEERRVFNEAGRRTSVPIPAQQMLSRTLRQPDGLGDALGYARVVDAPFSTIEVRVVPENVTELPKIDQKTATPLVEERDLILRKGETLETALRSYGATPEQIAAITAALAARIKVESLTEGQRLRILIAPGPRLGDPRQIVRVITFGERGIEGIAATNDRGVFVSVMPPMDESNRQVAEVSEEEGEDDRRGGVRLYESLYETALKNDLPRQTVNELVRIFGYDVDFQRRVSQGDSFEVFFGSDDENGAPEVLYASLTVGGEARRVYRYQGEDGSIDFFDESGRSLKKFLIRKPIADGILRSGFGSRFHPILGYSRPHTGVDWANRVGTPIIAAGNGTVLKSEWDSGYGRRVELQHTNGYVTAYSHMSSFAKGIAPGKRIQQGQVIGYVGNSGLSTGPHLHYEVIINGSFVDPLKIRLPRGRELEGRGLVEFKRQREQVNELMAHSMASASLSQRAELR, from the coding sequence ATGAGCCAACCTCCCCGCGATGACAGACGTGGCAGAGCCTCCCGAAGGGAAGCTTCGCATCTGTCGTCCGGCATCGATCTCGGACACGAGCCGCCCCTGAACGCCAGTGGCGGCGCAGCTTCCGAGGTCGACAAATGGGAGGTGAACCTGCGCTGGCTCGGCGCCAGCATTCTCACCGGCTTCACCGGGGCCGCCCTAATCGGAGCCTCCATCTATATTGCCCTCGAGGGCGCGACGACCTCCGCCATCCCGCCGGAGCGCGCCGCTCTCGGCACCCGCTTTGCCTCCGACGGGGATGAGGAGCGGGCCTCGAACGTCGCCCGCAAGGCCGACCGGCTCAATATGTCGGATCACACCGCCTCCGCCCGTCAGAGCTTCAAGGCTCCGATGACGATCCGCAACGGCGAGCGCGAGGCGATCAAGGTCCGGCACTTCGTGCGCGTGGCCACGAATCTCTCCTTAAGCGCCGGCACCTATGCCGCCGATATCCCGCCCTTCAACCCCCTCCGGCTCTTCGCCGAGGGCATGGACGAGCAGCGGGTCGAGCCGGCGCCTGAAGTGGCCGACGCCGATGTCTCTGTCCTGCGGCGGGATCTTGCCCTCGTCGCCATCGAGGCGAGCGCGCCTTCCCTGACGGACGGCGACGTGCTCGCCATCCTCGAGGAGGAGCGCCGGGTCTTCAACGAGGCGGGACGCCGGACTTCCGTGCCGATCCCTGCCCAGCAGATGCTGTCACGGACCTTGCGGCAGCCCGATGGGCTCGGCGATGCCCTGGGCTATGCCCGCGTCGTCGATGCGCCCTTCAGCACGATCGAGGTGCGGGTCGTGCCCGAGAACGTGACCGAGCTGCCGAAGATCGACCAGAAGACCGCCACTCCCCTCGTCGAGGAGCGCGACCTCATCCTCCGCAAGGGCGAAACGCTCGAGACCGCCCTGCGCAGCTATGGTGCCACCCCTGAGCAGATCGCAGCCATCACCGCAGCTCTGGCGGCCCGGATCAAGGTCGAGAGCCTGACCGAGGGCCAGCGGCTGCGCATCCTGATCGCGCCCGGACCGCGCCTCGGCGATCCCAGGCAGATCGTGCGCGTCATCACCTTCGGCGAGCGCGGGATCGAGGGCATCGCGGCCACGAACGACCGCGGCGTCTTCGTGTCCGTCATGCCTCCCATGGACGAATCGAACCGCCAGGTGGCCGAAGTTTCCGAGGAAGAGGGCGAGGACGACCGGCGCGGCGGCGTGCGCCTCTACGAGAGCCTCTACGAGACGGCGCTCAAGAATGACCTGCCGCGCCAGACCGTGAACGAGCTCGTGCGCATCTTCGGCTACGACGTCGATTTCCAGCGCCGCGTCAGCCAGGGCGATTCCTTCGAGGTCTTCTTCGGCTCAGACGACGAAAACGGAGCGCCCGAAGTCCTCTACGCCTCCCTGACCGTGGGCGGCGAGGCGCGCCGGGTCTACCGCTACCAAGGCGAGGACGGCTCGATCGACTTCTTCGACGAATCCGGCCGCTCGCTCAAGAAATTCCTGATCCGCAAGCCGATCGCCGACGGCATCCTGCGCTCGGGCTTCGGATCGCGCTTCCACCCGATCCTCGGCTATTCGCGGCCCCATACCGGCGTCGACTGGGCCAACCGGGTCGGCACCCCGATCATCGCCGCCGGCAACGGCACGGTGCTCAAGTCCGAATGGGATTCGGGCTATGGCCGCCGGGTCGAGCTGCAGCACACCAACGGCTACGTGACCGCCTATTCCCACATGTCCAGCTTCGCCAAGGGCATCGCGCCCGGCAAGCGGATCCAGCAGGGCCAGGTGATCGGCTATGTCGGCAATTCCGGCCTCTCGACCGGCCCCCACCTCCATTACGAGGTGATCATCAACGGCAGCTTCGTCGACCCGCTGAAGATCCGCCTGCCGCGCGGACGCGAGCTCGAGGGCCGCGGGCTGGTTGAGTTCAAGCGCCAGCGCGAGCAGGTCAACGAGCTGATGGCGCATAGCATGGCCTCGGCCAGCCTCTCCCAACGGGCAGAGCTGCGATAG